GAAGATCTCCCCTAGTAAAAACTAGCAGGTCATCAGCAAATATCAGATGTGTCAAATTTAGTTGAACACACTTAGGATGAAAAGAGAAGTTATCATACCTAGGAAGTCTTCTCAAAAGTCTCGACAAAACCTCCATGCAAATGACAAAAAGATAAGGAGAGAGAGGGTCCCTTTGACTTAACCCTCTTTTCCCAGGGAAAAATCCCTCAATCCCACCATTAATTTGAATAGAATAGTGAGGGGAAGTAACACAGACCATAAGCCAATCCACAAACTGAATAGGATACTTCATTAACACTAAACAGTCTCTAAGGAAACCCCAGTGAACAGAGTCAAAGGTCTTCCTAATGTCCACTTTGAGGAGACATCTAGGGGTAAGGTAAGCTCTACCATATTTAGAGACTAGTTCATGAGCCACCATAGTATTATCAAAAATGTCCCTGTCAGCAACAAAAGCAGCTTGCTCAGGCCCAATGACAGCGTCCAATGTCTGCTTCAAACGGTTAGCAAGAATTTTGCTTACAACTTTGTAAAAAGTGGTACAGCAGGCTATAGGCCTAAAATCAGTGACAGATGAGGGAGTATCCTTTTTAGGCACCAACACCAGGAGGGTTGAATTAGCAGCCCTTGGCATCACACCCTTATCAAAAAATTCCCTAACAAAGCAATTTTTGAAATCATGGCCCACCTCAGTCCAGCATCCAAAAAGAAACCAGAAGAGTACCCATCTAGTCCAGGACTCTTATTTCTATCAATGGATTTATGAGCATCCATGATTTCCTTAGTTAACACAGGTTGGACAAGTGCATCATGACAGTCAGGAGAAATAGTATCCTGGAGGAACAAATCCTCAGGGATAGTTAACTCGGTTATTTTTGGATTGAACAATTTCTGGGGTGCTAGTGTCCTTTTGCCTAAGGGCATAGCTAAGAAAATCACCAAATTGTGTAAGGATTTCATTTGGGGTATTGATGAGGGTCACAGGCGGCATATATTCATGAAATGACAACTTTTGTGTGCCCCTAAACTGGAAGGGGGTATGGGGATAAAAGAGGTCCTAAGTTGGAATTGTGCTCAAATGACTAAGTGGGTATGGAAGCTGCTGTTCAAACCTCAGTGTCTCTGGTCTAGATGGGTTCAGAATTATGTTCTTAAAGGGAGGGATATATGGTCTGCCACAGCTACTATATCTCAGTCTTGGTATTGGAATAATGTTGTTCGTATGAAGGATTTGCTCCTGGATTTGACAGGAAATGCTGGCCAAGCTCTGTTGATGCTGGAATCTTGTTCTCCTCAGCTTAAGTACAGTACTGCTATGTACTATAATGCTTTGAGAACGAGACATGATACTGTCACCTGGGCTCCTCTTGTTCATGGGAAAGGTTGTCACCCTAAACACTCTTTCACAGGGGTCTTGCTGATGCATAACACATTACCTACGACTGATCAACTGGTTTCCAGGGGGATTGTGATGGTTAACAGATGTTCTTTGTGTAAATTCCAGGTAGAGGATCTTCACCATAATTTCTTCTCCTGTGGCTATTCAACTAAGGTTCTTTCTATTATTGCTAACTGGTTGGTTATTAATGTTGGATTCACTGAGTTGCAGGAGGTCATCCAGACCTTCCTCTCACTGAGATTATCCAGGAAGCAGCAGGCAGGATTCATGGCTATGGTTTACTACATTTGGAAGGAACGAAATGACCGTATTTTTAAGGGGATTTGCACTACTCCTGAGATGCTCTGTTTTAAAATTCGTTCTCATGTAAACTTGCGTTTGTTTAGCTCTTAGTACTCTGTCAGCATATGGGTTTTGTTAGGAGTTTTTTTGTTTTCATCTTAGGGGGCTTCCTTGACTTCCTTTGTAGGAAAGAATGGACTGGGTCTTGTAAATTATGATTATTTTTTGATATATAGATCCAAgcttttctgcaaaaaaaaaataataataataataataataatgggttTCCGGTGGAGTGGAGGGGGAGTGCGGGAGGGGGAGTGGTCGGAGCAGACAAGGGGATTGCGGGGGAGGGGTAGTGCGGGGAGGGGAAGTGGTCAGAGTAGGGATAGGTGGTCGGAGCAGAGAAGGGGACGGCGGGGGAGGGGGACTGCGGGGTTGCGGGAGGGGAGTGCCGGCAGTCGCAGGAGGTGGCTGGCCGAGGTCCGGCGGGCGTGGGGTCGGCCGGAGTAATGGGTTTTCGGCGAGGTGTTGGTTAATGGAGGTGTGTGGTGGTTAATGGAGATGGATGGTGGTGATTTAATGGTGAAGGGGGATTATGAAAGGGAGAAAAAAAATTGAATGGGTAAAGGAATAAAGAAATGAGAAGGTTAACATTGTAAActacgtatgtgaaagagtaaaaagcgtatgtgaaagagcaatacCCATATTGTTTTAGCAAAGTCATGCATGTGTTTAACAGTTTAGGGAGTTTAAACTTAAAAGGGCGATTTTTTTAAGGAGAGCAGATTGTAATAAACGAGATTTGATCTGAACTCCCACGTCGATACACAATAAATAAATCAAGCAACATGCAACGGAAATAtggaatttttaaaacttttcaaagGAAAGTAAACCCCGGGAATCACTAAAAGAAAACCAAAGTAAAACATGTTTCATACAAATCAAGATGAATATTTTATTGGACCACTTATCCTCAGTAAGTAGATTATACATTTGATGTACTATCACCAATTGTATAGTTTCTGAGCATTGTAATAAaagttttgagttttgttttaaaaattataagTTTTAATTACTATAAAGTTTTTGATTTCATTCAaaacattaagctcaaaaaattacaataaaacacaaaaaaaaaatacatataaccTGAACACTGGAATTAACCCGGGAACAATGAGAGACCCCAAATGACTCGACCCGCAGTGGCCTGGCCCAAATCCGACCCGATTGGCCATTTGCTAGGTCTATAATCGTACCCCACCCCACCTAATAGATGACTCAcctctatttttctttttctttttctttctccgATTCTAATTTCATGTACCTAGTTTCCAATTTCCATATTTGTGTATTTTGTTTACTTATTTTTATTTGCAATTCTAATTCATGTTATTTCTCTTTCCACTTAATACTACAATTACTAAtccaaattaatattattaacacTAAATCGTCTAATACTCAATTCGATTATTCGATTTATAATAGACTTACCATTTCAACATGTGATTTAACCAttttaaaattttcaacttaaTATGTCCAAAAATCTCGAGCATTACACATTACTTGAGGTTGAGGACAACTATCCTTATCATCCTCAATTACTTAAGGATGATCGTCTTTGTCACTTACTGACCCCTCACATCCTCACCCGACAACTACAACCATATTATTA
The Silene latifolia isolate original U9 population chromosome 11, ASM4854445v1, whole genome shotgun sequence genome window above contains:
- the LOC141613078 gene encoding uncharacterized protein LOC141613078, whose protein sequence is MTKWVWKLLFKPQCLWSRWVQNYVLKGRDIWSATATISQSWYWNNVVRMKDLLLDLTGNAGQALLMLESCSPQLKYSTAMYYNALRTRHDTVTWAPLVHGKGCHPKHSFTGVLLMHNTLPTTDQLVSRGIVMVNRCSLCKFQVEDLHHNFFSCGYSTKVLSIIANWLVINVGFTELQEVIQTFLSLRLSRKQQAGFMAMVYYIWKERNDRIFKGICTTPEMLCFKIRSHVNLRLFSS